The genomic interval GCATATCATTCACAAGCACAGTCGATTGATAGTGATCTAAGCCTATCGTAATAACAGACACCTTAACGTCAAAAGCTGCCTCAATACCTATTTTGATTTCCTCCAGCCAACGCTCCTTCACTTCTTCTAGAAGTAGCTCATCCTGGACGCTTTCAAGTGCTTGCTGTTCTCTCTCAAGCTGCTGCTGTGATACCGTATCGCTTCCCCCTAATAGATCCTCTAAGGTAGTCAATAGGCGATCATGATCGAAGTTTAAAAGCTGGAGAATAGGTGATAGAATGATTAGAATTAGCAAGAAGCCAACCACCAGCTTGACATACTTTCTCATACTGCTATTAGGTATAATTAAATCAAGAAAGGTTGCAAGTAAAATAAGTAATACAATATGTCTAATCCACTCCGCTAAAAAACTCATCATTTCTTCACCTCACCATCACCGATAGATTCCCCGCTGCAATAATGATTGTAAGACCTAAGAAAAACATCAAACACACTGTGGCTAAAGCGGCGAAGACATACAGCATATTTTTACCAATGATGGATAGGCATTCAATTATGTTTGAGCTTCCTAACGGCTGGAGTAATGCAGCGGAAAGGCTATAGATTAGGGCAATCGTCATAATTTTAAGGGCTGGAAAGATACATAATAAAATAATGATAAAAACGCCTGCTAGACCAATCGTATTTTTGACAAGAAGTGAAGCTCCAACAACTGTGTCCGCAGCATCAGTAAACATCTTCCCTACCACAGGAACAAAGTTACCTGCTACAAATTTCGCCGTTTTGATCGTGACACCATCGACAACAGCCGTAGCGGCTCCTTGGACAGAGATGACTCCCAGAAAAACAGTAAAGAAAATTCCTAGCGCACCCACCCCTATATTCCTCAGAAGCTTGGACAACTGAGTGACTTTATACTGATCGGAAAATGTGCTAATAATCCCTAAAATCGTAGAAAAAAACAACAATGGGAGTACAAAGCTATAGATAAAAATGCCGCTAGAGTTTACTAAAAACACAATTAGCGGATGAAATAAGGAGACTGATGTAATGTTTCCTACTGAAGCCATTAAGGCTAGAACAATGGGTAGAAGAGCCATCATAAAGTGAACCATACTAGCAATCGCTTCTCTGGCATAGCCCATGGCACTCTGAAAGCTATTAATCGCTAGGATCAGAAGCACTAAGTAGGTAATGGCATACGCCACCTTACTAATGCTGTTCCTTTCAAATGCTGCTTGCATTTGCTCTAGAATGGCACTGAATACCGTCAGTATGAGGATACTTCCTAGCAGCTTACCATTAAGCAAAAGCTCATGAAAAAGATACTTCAATAAGCCAGAGACTAAGCCCATAGAAAAAAGAGAACCGTCTGTTTGAAAAAAATCCTTAATCCTAACTGGCTGATTTTCAGGCAAAAAGCCTTCATATTCTTCTTGGACCATTCGCCAAAACTGCTCAATTTCATCCGTCCCCAGACTTTCTAGCTGCCTTTCTACTAATTTTTCTCCTAGATGCTCTGATTGATCATCCTCAGAAGTTGTTAAATCCGTGGGAGCGATAGCCTCTGTAGCCGTTAGAGGAACGAAAAGAAAGAAACTTATCCAAGATATAATTATTACGGATCTCAGTACCATAACCCCTAACTCCTTCTCCTTAAAAGCTACTAAAATTACGCAGGTATAAGCTTCATGACCGTTTCAATGATAACTGTAATAATAGGGATGGCTAAAACCATAATTAGGATTTTCCCCGCCAGCTCAATTTTGGAAGCAATGGCTCCTTGTCCAGCATCTCTAGTGATCTGTGCCCCAAACTCCGCTATATAGGCAATTCCAATTATCTGAAGGATTGTCTTTAAATACACTAGCTGTATGCCGCCATTGGTAGCTAGGCTCTCCAGAACATTTATTACCTCAGCAATCTTATCAATCAGAAAGAGGAAAATAATGACGCCTGTAACGGCTGTCAAAGCAAAAGCAAAAATGGGCTTTTGCTCTTTAATGAGCAGAATCAGAATGGTTGCAACAAACCCTAGTCCTACAAGTTGAATGATCTCCATAGCGATAGCCTCTCACTGAAATAAAAACACAGATCTTATTTTCAGAAATAAATCCTGAATAAAATTAGCCACCATAAACAAAACAACAATAAAGCCAATGAGCGTCACCCAATGAGCCCAGTCTTCTTTTCCAGCTTGCTTTAAAATCGTATGAATCATCGCTACAACAATACCAATGCCCGCAATTTGAAATATTGTATTTACATCTATATTCACCTGCTCCACCTCTCTACAACATCAGGATGACGATGACTGCACCTGCTAGGAAGCCAAGGGTTCGGTACATCTTTTCATATTTAAGCTGATCATCTCGTGCCTCTTCTTCATATTTCTTTAAATGAGTCATCATCAAGTTGAGGTGTTTTTGTTGATCCAAACGATCAGAATTGCCAATGACAGTTCCAAAATGCTCGAGCCATTCCCATTCCACCTTCTTTAATGCAGATTGTGCTTTAACATCACCTAACGCTTTAGACCAACACTGGATAGTGCTTGCTCCATCAAGACTGGTGAAATAATGAGAGCAGTTTCCAAAAAGCTGACTGACAAAGCCTGAATGCTGCTTTCCTATCTTTTCAAATGCTGATTGAAGCGGAGTAGCTCCATAGCAAATCTCCGTCTCAAGTAACTGTAAGCTCATTAGTAGATCACGTATTTGATTTGTCCTATTACTGAGTCTTCTTGCCAAATGATAGCCGCCTAAAGTGGAGGAAAGCATAATAAACATGGCTCCGATGAGCTTAAGCATAGATCCTTCCCTCCTTTTTGATTTGGTATATCGGTTTTTGGTTTTTATCATAAATGGCTTCGATCGTTCCAACTCCATTTCTTTTACTTAAAAGAATAAAACGCTCGAACACAGGCTGTTGGAATAATGACTCTAGGGAAGGACGCGACTTTATATCCTCAAGAGAAAAACCATGAGCAGACGTTAGCAAGTATACTCCTGCATGAAGAGCCTCCAAGATAGCACGTGTATCTTCTACGCTCCCTATTTCATCAGTCACAATAATATCGGGACTCATGGAACGAATAAGTAGCATCATTCCTTCTGCCTTAGGACAAGCATCTAGCACATCAACCCTTGGCCCCAAATCGTTTTGGGGAATTCCCTCAATACAGCTAGCGATTTCAGACCGTTCATCGACAACCCCTACCTTTTGACCTTCTAGTCCA from Bacillus horti carries:
- the spoIIIAD gene encoding stage III sporulation protein AD, translated to MEIIQLVGLGFVATILILLIKEQKPIFAFALTAVTGVIIFLFLIDKIAEVINVLESLATNGGIQLVYLKTILQIIGIAYIAEFGAQITRDAGQGAIASKIELAGKILIMVLAIPIITVIIETVMKLIPA
- the spoIIIAF gene encoding stage III sporulation protein AF; protein product: MSFLAEWIRHIVLLILLATFLDLIIPNSSMRKYVKLVVGFLLILIILSPILQLLNFDHDRLLTTLEDLLGGSDTVSQQQLEREQQALESVQDELLLEEVKERWLEEIKIGIEAAFDVKVSVITIGLDHYQSTVLVNDMQLVLLEKRDAPNGQTENTDQREVVVTAITPIKPIEEVAVHEGSRHVQRLKENDERSSAEKKVEKEVLKFVQDEWNISVDKIHIAWSRG
- the spoIIIAC gene encoding stage III sporulation protein AC, whose translation is MNIDVNTIFQIAGIGIVVAMIHTILKQAGKEDWAHWVTLIGFIVVLFMVANFIQDLFLKIRSVFLFQ
- the spoIIIAB gene encoding stage III sporulation protein SpoIIIAB, whose translation is MLKLIGAMFIMLSSTLGGYHLARRLSNRTNQIRDLLMSLQLLETEICYGATPLQSAFEKIGKQHSGFVSQLFGNCSHYFTSLDGASTIQCWSKALGDVKAQSALKKVEWEWLEHFGTVIGNSDRLDQQKHLNLMMTHLKKYEEEARDDQLKYEKMYRTLGFLAGAVIVILML
- the spoIIIAE gene encoding stage III sporulation protein AE; the protein is MVLRSVIIISWISFFLFVPLTATEAIAPTDLTTSEDDQSEHLGEKLVERQLESLGTDEIEQFWRMVQEEYEGFLPENQPVRIKDFFQTDGSLFSMGLVSGLLKYLFHELLLNGKLLGSILILTVFSAILEQMQAAFERNSISKVAYAITYLVLLILAINSFQSAMGYAREAIASMVHFMMALLPIVLALMASVGNITSVSLFHPLIVFLVNSSGIFIYSFVLPLLFFSTILGIISTFSDQYKVTQLSKLLRNIGVGALGIFFTVFLGVISVQGAATAVVDGVTIKTAKFVAGNFVPVVGKMFTDAADTVVGASLLVKNTIGLAGVFIIILLCIFPALKIMTIALIYSLSAALLQPLGSSNIIECLSIIGKNMLYVFAALATVCLMFFLGLTIIIAAGNLSVMVR